In one window of Kiritimatiellia bacterium DNA:
- the galE gene encoding UDP-glucose 4-epimerase GalE: MNVLLTGGAGYIGSVTAEALLDAGHRVTVFDNLERGHREAVDPRARLIVGDLRRADAISEAMRSVRPDAVLHFAAFALVGESMERPELYFHNNVVGGFHLIEAMRQVGVRRIVFSSTCATYGVPERIPISEDAPQRPLNPYGESKLMLETMLRWFADRYGFEPVFLRYFNACGATERLGEDHDPETHLIPNVLRVALGRAPAVRVFGADYPTPDGTCIRDYIHVLDLADAHIRALETAHTGAFNLGNGLGFSVREVIDTARAVTGHPLPEEIAPRRPGDPPTLVADAKRARSLLGWQPRYSDLRTIIEHAWRWHRRHPDGYAGSSQ, from the coding sequence ATGAACGTACTGCTCACCGGCGGGGCCGGTTACATCGGCAGCGTCACCGCGGAAGCGTTGCTCGATGCTGGGCACCGCGTGACCGTCTTCGACAATCTCGAACGCGGGCACCGCGAGGCGGTGGACCCTCGGGCCCGCCTCATCGTTGGTGATCTGCGGCGCGCAGATGCCATCTCGGAGGCGATGCGCTCGGTCCGTCCCGATGCGGTGCTGCACTTCGCTGCATTTGCGCTCGTCGGCGAGTCCATGGAGCGGCCGGAGCTGTACTTCCATAACAATGTGGTCGGTGGATTCCATCTCATCGAGGCGATGCGACAGGTGGGTGTGCGCCGGATCGTGTTTTCCTCCACCTGCGCGACCTATGGCGTTCCCGAGCGCATTCCGATCTCGGAAGACGCTCCCCAGCGCCCCTTAAATCCGTACGGCGAGTCCAAACTGATGCTCGAGACGATGCTGCGCTGGTTCGCGGATCGGTACGGTTTCGAACCGGTGTTTCTGCGTTACTTCAACGCCTGCGGTGCGACGGAGCGCCTCGGCGAGGACCACGATCCCGAGACCCACCTAATCCCCAATGTGCTGCGGGTGGCGCTCGGGCGCGCACCCGCGGTCCGCGTGTTCGGTGCGGATTATCCCACCCCCGATGGAACGTGTATTCGCGACTACATCCACGTCCTGGATCTTGCCGACGCCCACATCCGCGCGCTTGAAACCGCCCATACCGGCGCATTCAACCTCGGCAACGGACTCGGTTTTTCCGTGCGCGAAGTGATTGACACGGCGCGCGCGGTGACCGGTCACCCTCTGCCGGAAGAAATCGCGCCGCGCCGTCCGGGCGATCCCCCGACGCTCGTCGCCGACGCCAAGCGGGCCCGCTCCCTGCTCGGTTGGCAACCGCGCTATTCGGACCTGCGAACAATTATCGAACACGCCTGGCGCTGGCACCGGCGGCATCCCGACGGCTACGCAGGGAGTTCCCAGTGA
- a CDS encoding DUF192 domain-containing protein, translated as MAEGQSDQLTTVRVGGVVIPLVRIARGPLERARGLLGHPPPPPGEALALRPCRAVHTFGMRFLIDVIFFDREDRIVRIVRNLRPGRIAFGGRSAVGAIEATAGWMAPPSLSTGLRLTWAASPATARSTESLPPRS; from the coding sequence ATGGCAGAGGGCCAATCCGACCAACTCACAACCGTTCGAGTGGGCGGTGTCGTGATCCCCCTCGTCCGCATCGCGCGAGGTCCGCTCGAACGCGCACGAGGACTGCTCGGCCATCCGCCACCGCCGCCGGGCGAAGCGCTCGCGCTGCGTCCCTGTCGTGCCGTTCACACGTTCGGCATGCGGTTTTTGATCGATGTGATCTTCTTTGATCGCGAGGACCGGATCGTTCGGATCGTCCGCAACTTGCGACCCGGCCGGATCGCGTTCGGCGGCCGTTCGGCAGTCGGCGCGATCGAGGCGACCGCAGGGTGGATGGCGCCGCCGTCGCTGTCGACCGGCCTGCGCCTCACCTGGGCGGCATCACCCGCAACGGCTCGATCGACAGAATCTCTGCCGCCCCGATCTTGA
- a CDS encoding PEGA domain-containing protein, with product MRRTPAEFAVLVALVLVGCDAGPKGDGQIRITSDPEGAAVTLNGRGVDPTPTTVTRLPAGSYLIKIEKAGYLPVYRTAAILEGGRATVEVKLEPAFGLALVDSKPQGAEVHMDGVFRGRTPLFMVDVPPGRHRFRFEAPGRLPREVEEDFNDRVPRRVFVELPGNAGRLAVRSTPPGATVRLNGVERGRTPCEIEDVPAGENVVEILLAGYRPFTEKVEVRAQETREIAGVLQAIPTTLRIESLPRGARIYVNNQYRGDAPVELTDLPPGEHRVRAELPGYEPMARTVNLAAQAMAVEEFRLQKNSGKIVIVSEPPGARVFINGEEKGETRPAAGGVISEPFEVDLLPPGTYQVRLTRPGFSHTPKTVTVGPNAVVDLHEKMVRRYVPDTRVRMKLESGEIVREGMLMRKFPDGSIELQLDTGTILKIGAAEILSIEPLRVMPPR from the coding sequence ATGCGGAGAACCCCCGCGGAGTTCGCGGTGCTGGTGGCGCTGGTGCTGGTCGGTTGCGACGCCGGGCCGAAGGGCGACGGGCAGATCCGCATCACGAGTGATCCGGAGGGCGCCGCGGTGACGCTCAACGGCCGCGGGGTGGATCCGACGCCGACGACCGTCACCCGTCTGCCGGCCGGCAGCTACCTCATCAAGATTGAGAAGGCGGGATACCTGCCCGTCTACCGCACCGCGGCGATCCTCGAAGGCGGCCGGGCGACGGTTGAGGTCAAGCTGGAACCCGCGTTCGGACTGGCGCTGGTGGACTCCAAACCGCAGGGGGCGGAGGTTCACATGGACGGGGTGTTCCGGGGCCGGACGCCGCTGTTTATGGTCGACGTGCCGCCGGGCCGTCACCGGTTCCGGTTCGAAGCGCCGGGCCGCTTGCCGCGCGAAGTGGAGGAGGATTTCAACGACCGCGTGCCGCGCCGCGTGTTCGTCGAACTGCCCGGGAATGCGGGACGATTGGCGGTCCGCTCCACGCCGCCGGGCGCCACCGTGCGTCTGAACGGGGTGGAGCGGGGGCGTACGCCCTGCGAGATCGAGGACGTCCCGGCGGGCGAGAATGTGGTGGAAATACTGCTGGCCGGCTATCGGCCGTTCACCGAGAAGGTCGAGGTGCGCGCGCAGGAGACCCGCGAGATTGCGGGTGTGCTGCAGGCGATCCCGACGACGCTGCGCATCGAGTCGCTACCGCGGGGCGCGCGCATCTATGTGAACAACCAGTACCGCGGGGACGCGCCGGTGGAGCTGACGGATCTGCCGCCGGGCGAACACCGCGTGCGCGCGGAGCTTCCGGGTTACGAGCCGATGGCGCGGACGGTGAACCTCGCCGCGCAAGCGATGGCGGTGGAGGAGTTCCGGCTGCAGAAGAACAGCGGGAAGATCGTGATTGTCAGCGAGCCTCCTGGCGCGCGCGTGTTCATCAATGGCGAAGAGAAGGGCGAAACACGGCCTGCCGCCGGCGGCGTGATCTCCGAACCGTTTGAAGTGGATCTCCTGCCGCCGGGCACCTACCAAGTGCGGTTGACCCGCCCCGGGTTCAGTCACACGCCGAAAACGGTGACCGTGGGGCCGAACGCGGTCGTGGACCTGCACGAGAAAATGGTTCGCCGGTATGTGCCCGACACGCGGGTGCGCATGAAGCTGGAGAGCGGCGAGATCGTGCGAGAGGGAATGCTGATGCGGAAGTTCCCGGACGGCTCGATCGAGCTCCAGCTCGACACCGGCACCATCCTCAAGATCGGGGCGGCAGAGATTCTGTCGATCGAGCCGTTGCGGGTGATGCCGCCCAGGTGA
- a CDS encoding DUF1648 domain-containing protein has product MNATANAAFAGSAPTSWRQPLVSALAVIAALWISLPALPIRVAVHFDLAGRPDRWTHRVQAAAEFSGGVVVCVGVFALAAVLVRRLPARWVNIPNAEQWLAPPHRSATLSAIDEWLARQASAVTALFGWLWFTVLVAHQQAPVTLPAKLLFAGVASWLVALGVAIATLYRRFSPPAASP; this is encoded by the coding sequence GTGAACGCAACCGCCAACGCAGCGTTCGCCGGGTCCGCCCCAACCAGCTGGCGCCAGCCCCTGGTGTCGGCTCTGGCGGTCATCGCGGCGCTGTGGATCTCGCTGCCCGCCCTGCCCATCCGCGTCGCGGTACATTTCGACCTCGCCGGCCGGCCGGACCGCTGGACCCACCGAGTGCAGGCTGCCGCGGAGTTCAGCGGTGGAGTCGTCGTTTGCGTGGGCGTATTTGCATTGGCCGCAGTCTTGGTTCGCCGCCTGCCCGCGCGATGGGTCAATATTCCGAACGCCGAGCAGTGGCTGGCACCGCCGCATCGATCCGCGACGCTGAGCGCGATCGACGAGTGGCTCGCCCGACAGGCGAGCGCCGTCACCGCGCTGTTCGGGTGGTTGTGGTTCACGGTCCTCGTCGCTCATCAGCAGGCTCCGGTGACGCTGCCGGCGAAGCTGCTTTTCGCCGGGGTTGCGTCGTGGCTGGTCGCGCTCGGCGTGGCGATCGCAACTCTCTACCGGCGCTTTTCGCCGCCAGCTGCCTCCCCATAG
- a CDS encoding glycoside hydrolase family 127 protein, with the protein MCAQLFAIVALAGSAATPLQPIDFSRVRVEGYWRARVETNRLSTIPYCFRKCEETGRIANFARAAGLEPGTFTGTAFDDSDVYKVIEGAACSLALTPDAALDRYLDDLIAKIAGAQEPDGYLYTVRRLLPPERLPRMAGRERWSNLKDSHELYNLGHLIEAAVAHWRSTGKTNLLAVARRAADLVASLWLDQGMGWPEGHPEIELALLRLADATGQPRYREAARRLMEIRGRPETHRLYGPYAQDHQPVLEQREAVGHAVRALYLYTAMARYAGISAEPAWREAVRALWEDIVRHKLYVTGGLGARGAGESFGAAYELPNETAYAETCAAIAGVLFSSAMLQLEADARHADVLERILYNGVLCGVSLRGDRFFYPNPLASDGRGGFNHGRPERQPWFGCSCCPVNIARAIPQVGGWMYSVGEGRVYVHLFEAGVATADVAGVRVELRQATRYPWAGEVAIDVRPERPARFELMVRIPGWAKGRPVPSDLYTDVTPPTDAPQLSLNGEPVDLQRLERGYARLSKVWNVGDRVELRLPMLPRRVRSHPAVSNNAGHVALERGPIVYCIEGADHPGGRVRNLWLPEDAPLSAEERPELLGGVVVIRAPGRARGAVDLGRLEDRPAEILAIPYNVWCHRGANEMRVWIPTSPAGVTPHPAATLEGRATVSASFCHAADTPEAANDGVLPASSSDGGIPRMTWWDHRGTSEWIQYEWPAPVRVRGVEVYWFDDTGRGRCRVPASWGVRVREREKWVAPRGACPEVPSVERDRFNRVEFEPVETTALRIEVVLQPEFSGGVLEWRVIPAGP; encoded by the coding sequence ATGTGTGCACAGCTATTCGCGATCGTCGCGCTCGCGGGAAGTGCCGCCACGCCGCTGCAGCCGATTGATTTCTCTCGGGTCCGTGTGGAGGGATACTGGCGGGCACGCGTCGAGACCAACCGCCTCTCGACAATCCCGTATTGCTTCCGGAAGTGTGAGGAGACCGGACGAATTGCGAACTTCGCGCGCGCGGCCGGCCTCGAGCCGGGGACATTCACCGGCACCGCGTTCGACGACTCCGACGTGTACAAGGTGATCGAGGGGGCCGCCTGCTCGCTGGCGCTGACACCGGACGCCGCGCTGGACCGCTACCTCGACGACCTGATTGCGAAGATTGCTGGCGCGCAGGAGCCCGACGGGTATCTGTACACCGTGCGCCGTCTGCTACCGCCTGAGCGGCTTCCGCGCATGGCCGGTCGGGAGCGCTGGTCCAATCTGAAGGACAGCCACGAACTCTACAATCTGGGCCACCTGATCGAGGCGGCGGTCGCGCACTGGCGCTCCACCGGCAAGACCAATCTGCTGGCGGTGGCGCGGCGGGCGGCGGACCTTGTGGCGTCGCTGTGGCTGGACCAGGGGATGGGGTGGCCGGAGGGGCATCCGGAGATCGAGCTCGCGCTGCTGCGGCTGGCGGATGCGACCGGCCAGCCGAGGTATCGCGAGGCGGCGCGGCGGCTGATGGAGATCCGCGGGCGGCCGGAGACGCACCGCCTTTACGGGCCGTACGCGCAGGACCATCAGCCGGTGCTGGAACAGCGCGAGGCGGTCGGGCACGCGGTCCGCGCGCTGTATCTCTACACAGCGATGGCGCGATATGCGGGGATCTCGGCGGAACCTGCGTGGCGCGAGGCGGTGCGGGCGCTGTGGGAGGACATCGTCCGCCACAAGCTGTACGTGACCGGCGGTTTGGGGGCGCGGGGGGCGGGCGAATCGTTCGGCGCCGCCTACGAGCTGCCGAACGAAACCGCCTACGCGGAAACCTGTGCGGCGATTGCAGGCGTGTTGTTCAGCTCTGCGATGCTGCAGTTGGAGGCCGACGCGCGCCATGCCGATGTGCTGGAGCGAATTTTGTACAACGGCGTGCTGTGCGGTGTCTCGCTCCGCGGCGATCGTTTCTTCTATCCCAATCCGCTCGCCTCGGACGGGCGTGGCGGCTTCAACCACGGCCGGCCGGAGCGGCAGCCCTGGTTCGGCTGCTCGTGTTGTCCGGTGAACATCGCCCGGGCGATTCCACAGGTCGGGGGCTGGATGTATTCAGTTGGCGAGGGGCGAGTGTACGTGCACCTGTTCGAGGCCGGCGTCGCCACCGCCGATGTGGCGGGGGTGCGCGTCGAGTTGCGCCAGGCGACCCGCTATCCGTGGGCGGGCGAAGTGGCGATCGATGTGCGGCCGGAGCGGCCGGCCCGATTTGAACTGATGGTGCGGATTCCGGGCTGGGCGAAAGGCCGGCCGGTGCCGAGCGACCTTTACACGGACGTGACGCCGCCCACTGACGCGCCGCAGCTGTCCCTCAACGGTGAGCCGGTGGACCTCCAACGCTTGGAGCGAGGTTATGCGAGGCTGTCCAAGGTTTGGAACGTGGGCGACCGCGTCGAACTGCGCCTTCCAATGCTGCCGCGTCGGGTGCGATCCCATCCGGCGGTTTCGAACAACGCAGGACACGTCGCGCTGGAACGGGGACCGATCGTGTATTGCATCGAGGGAGCGGACCACCCGGGAGGCCGGGTGCGGAACCTGTGGTTGCCGGAGGACGCGCCGCTTTCGGCCGAGGAACGGCCGGAGCTGCTCGGCGGCGTGGTGGTGATCCGGGCCCCCGGGCGGGCACGGGGCGCGGTGGACCTCGGGCGGCTTGAGGACCGGCCGGCGGAGATCCTCGCGATCCCGTACAACGTGTGGTGTCACCGCGGTGCGAATGAAATGCGCGTGTGGATTCCGACCTCGCCGGCGGGTGTCACGCCGCATCCTGCGGCGACGCTGGAAGGTCGCGCGACGGTGAGCGCTTCGTTTTGCCACGCGGCCGACACCCCAGAGGCGGCGAACGACGGGGTGCTGCCGGCCTCGTCCAGCGACGGCGGCATTCCGCGGATGACATGGTGGGACCACCGCGGCACCTCGGAGTGGATACAGTATGAATGGCCCGCGCCGGTGCGCGTACGCGGGGTCGAGGTCTACTGGTTTGACGACACCGGCCGCGGACGGTGTCGTGTCCCGGCGAGCTGGGGGGTACGGGTGCGCGAGCGAGAGAAGTGGGTGGCGCCGCGCGGCGCGTGTCCGGAGGTACCCTCGGTGGAGCGGGATCGCTTCAATCGTGTCGAGTTCGAGCCGGTGGAGACCACCGCGTTGCGCATCGAGGTTGTTTTGCAACCGGAGTTCTCGGGCGGAGTACTGGAATGGCGCGTGATTCCGGCCGGCCCCTGA
- a CDS encoding dihydropteroate synthase — translation MSSKNFIVIGEKIHCSRSVRVGGSRVRTTNGRCAILYSRHGEPRELPVPPELAAGRLRPCAVAIALALRARGEPAELAADYLRAIAEEQERHGAAFLDINVDEYSADPAECCEAMRWTVGIVQEASRRPVSVDSSHVAVLRAGLEVSDRSRGRPLLNCVSLERPETFSLATEYDAEAVVSAAGAGALPIEAGERVENLARALELLRAAGRPDETLYLDPLVMPVATDGRHGLRVLNAIAIARGRFGPAVHITVGVSNVSYGLPARHLLNEVFAHLARDAGADSAIADPAQISAERLDRLDPTAEPFRLARAVLMNEDEFATAFLDAVLAGRL, via the coding sequence GTGAGCTCGAAAAACTTCATCGTCATCGGCGAGAAAATCCACTGCAGCCGCTCGGTCCGTGTGGGGGGCTCCCGCGTCCGTACAACCAACGGCCGTTGCGCGATCCTCTACAGCCGCCACGGTGAGCCTCGCGAGCTGCCGGTGCCACCGGAACTTGCGGCCGGCCGGCTACGACCGTGCGCGGTCGCGATTGCGCTGGCGCTGCGCGCTCGCGGCGAACCGGCGGAGCTCGCCGCCGATTACCTGCGCGCGATCGCCGAAGAGCAGGAACGCCACGGTGCCGCGTTCCTCGACATCAACGTCGACGAGTACTCCGCAGACCCCGCCGAATGCTGCGAGGCGATGCGTTGGACCGTCGGCATCGTGCAGGAGGCTTCGCGACGGCCGGTCAGCGTGGACTCGTCCCACGTCGCCGTCCTTCGCGCGGGGCTCGAGGTCTCCGATCGCTCCCGCGGACGTCCGCTGCTGAACTGCGTTTCGCTGGAGCGCCCGGAGACGTTCAGCCTGGCCACAGAATACGACGCGGAAGCCGTCGTCTCCGCCGCCGGCGCCGGGGCGCTGCCCATCGAAGCCGGCGAGCGAGTCGAGAACCTGGCGCGCGCGCTCGAACTGCTCCGCGCCGCCGGCCGCCCCGACGAAACGCTCTACCTGGATCCCCTCGTGATGCCCGTGGCGACCGACGGACGCCATGGGCTCCGCGTTCTAAATGCGATCGCGATCGCCCGCGGCCGGTTTGGCCCCGCAGTCCACATCACCGTGGGCGTCAGCAATGTCTCGTACGGACTGCCCGCCCGCCATCTCCTGAATGAGGTGTTCGCCCATCTCGCCCGCGACGCCGGAGCGGACAGCGCGATCGCCGACCCCGCGCAGATTTCCGCAGAGCGGCTGGACCGTCTGGATCCCACCGCCGAGCCCTTTCGCCTCGCGCGCGCGGTGCTGATGAACGAAGACGAGTTTGCAACCGCATTCCTCGACGCCGTGCTCGCGGGACGCCTCTGA
- a CDS encoding bifunctional nuclease family protein: MKPDVQVTVQTLVGTSRGGAGVFLTDGRKVIVMFIDVFVASAIARYREGLRSPRPMTHDLIAAILAGFGARVAKVVVNELKDDTFYARIYIVQDTEHGRNLIEVDARPSDSIALALQQGCPIYVAASVWEKTEDASWMLQQAEEQSSQQDEEEPPTEPPPDEPFR, translated from the coding sequence ATGAAACCGGATGTCCAGGTCACAGTGCAAACACTGGTGGGGACCTCGCGCGGCGGCGCCGGTGTCTTTCTGACCGATGGCCGCAAGGTCATCGTCATGTTCATCGACGTCTTCGTCGCGTCCGCTATTGCGAGATATCGAGAAGGCTTGCGGTCGCCCCGCCCGATGACGCACGATCTGATCGCCGCCATCCTCGCGGGGTTCGGCGCTCGGGTTGCGAAGGTGGTGGTCAACGAGCTGAAGGACGACACGTTCTACGCCCGCATCTATATCGTTCAAGACACCGAACATGGCCGAAACCTGATCGAGGTGGACGCCCGACCGAGCGATTCGATCGCGCTCGCGCTGCAGCAGGGATGCCCGATCTACGTGGCGGCAAGCGTGTGGGAGAAAACAGAGGACGCCAGCTGGATGCTCCAACAGGCGGAGGAACAGTCTTCGCAGCAGGACGAGGAGGAGCCCCCCACCGAGCCGCCGCCGGACGAGCCGTTCCGATGA
- a CDS encoding OmpA family protein: MLSQAGRWMGIAAIAAGTASHAAEDLFDRAPWSGSALLGAMLFEGDEEVKSGPSLGLRLGYTFNPWWELEAGVDYAPVLRARKFPNSRRYQLDDDTWGVRLGVDALFHLRNQPDQRIDPYLSAGAALMIYGEDMGETEDNIDPIIMAGGGLQYHFNDEWAVRFDAKLALAGSDTEFNWILGLGVNYRFGAALPVAPVLSGGDIDSDGDGLLDREEPTYGTDPYDPDTDKDGLTDGQEVRQFQTDPLNPDTDLDGLKDGAEVLTYKTDPRKQDTDGGGVADGHEVIEDNTDPLNPADDLMLFRLNIEFDYDKADLRPIYHAQLDKIIKVLQRDPGATARIEGHADRRKTSQREYNLRLSERRAKAVMDYIVKTGGIEPSRLSYHGYGFDRPIAPNDTEENMQKNRRTDIYIRPSGQVPRPAVEPDVSRAETVTAPPDLPKPGERRPPGGDRR; this comes from the coding sequence ATGCTCAGTCAAGCGGGGCGGTGGATGGGCATTGCGGCCATTGCGGCGGGAACGGCCAGCCACGCCGCGGAGGACCTCTTCGATCGCGCACCCTGGTCCGGCAGCGCGCTGCTGGGCGCGATGCTGTTCGAAGGGGACGAGGAAGTCAAAAGCGGTCCATCGCTCGGGCTTCGGCTCGGCTACACCTTCAACCCGTGGTGGGAGCTCGAAGCCGGGGTGGACTACGCGCCGGTGCTGCGCGCAAGAAAGTTTCCGAACAGCCGCCGCTACCAGCTCGACGACGACACCTGGGGGGTTCGACTCGGCGTGGACGCGCTCTTCCACCTCCGCAACCAGCCCGACCAGCGAATCGACCCCTATCTCTCCGCAGGCGCTGCCCTGATGATCTACGGAGAGGACATGGGCGAAACCGAAGACAACATTGACCCGATCATCATGGCCGGCGGCGGCCTGCAGTACCATTTCAATGACGAGTGGGCCGTTCGCTTCGATGCGAAGCTCGCGCTCGCAGGTTCGGACACCGAGTTCAATTGGATCCTCGGCCTCGGCGTGAACTACCGGTTCGGTGCCGCGCTGCCGGTCGCACCGGTGCTCTCGGGAGGCGACATCGATAGCGACGGCGACGGGCTGCTCGACCGCGAAGAGCCTACGTACGGCACCGACCCCTACGATCCGGACACCGACAAAGACGGTCTGACAGACGGGCAGGAGGTGCGCCAGTTCCAGACCGATCCGCTCAACCCGGACACCGACCTCGACGGCCTCAAGGACGGCGCGGAGGTCCTCACCTACAAAACGGATCCTCGCAAGCAGGACACCGATGGCGGCGGCGTCGCGGACGGGCATGAAGTGATCGAAGACAACACCGACCCGTTGAACCCTGCCGACGACCTGATGCTGTTCCGCCTGAACATCGAGTTCGACTACGACAAGGCGGACCTGCGTCCGATCTACCACGCGCAGCTCGACAAGATCATCAAAGTGCTTCAGCGCGATCCCGGTGCGACCGCTCGCATCGAGGGTCACGCGGACCGCCGGAAGACCTCGCAGCGAGAATACAATCTCCGACTCTCCGAGCGTCGCGCGAAAGCGGTCATGGACTACATCGTTAAGACCGGCGGCATTGAACCGTCACGCCTGAGCTACCACGGTTACGGCTTCGACCGACCGATCGCACCGAACGACACCGAAGAAAACATGCAAAAGAACCGCCGCACGGACATCTACATCCGTCCGAGTGGTCAGGTGCCACGGCCGGCAGTAGAGCCAGACGTGTCGCGCGCAGAAACCGTCACCGCGCCGCCGGACCTGCCGAAGCCCGGCGAACGGCGGCCGCCCGGAGGCGATCGCCGCTGA
- a CDS encoding FHA domain-containing protein, whose translation MSPIAAARASGERWSHARTVNDEPNLLVESGPDKGMEIRVSVSGARLGRASGNDIVLTDPALSRFHCRFYYKDGRLHVSDLASTNETLINGRPSVDGRLTTGDRVTIGQTVLKVLRDSPPAEQPPPPAPVPEESAPAEERGAPLEVDLGLARDDEFAPARAVSPSERVAARRRYLAYGLLLVLLLAAAGLSVRLLQPRARPRGAVAAGPAQLELHYEKIEASPENIFRYAVDLEGGQLAVRVDNLQTGQHIRREKATDPKVIELLASSLEQSGFFQLMNEYTGISPNVWEMSDLTIIVNRRAHRVKVLNRLPPDAFKKARDEIEEFVRNEMGLHALALPPEKLMELGRNAWLTGKKLFDEREVRHDNLARAIRALTEAESLVESLEPKPPFYEEAIALREEARRQLQAKYDDYMFRADRAIKLNDWREANAHLQVLLESFVDRSDERYQKVYKKLVDVQRRLQRK comes from the coding sequence ATGAGCCCGATTGCCGCCGCGCGGGCGAGCGGCGAACGGTGGAGCCATGCGCGCACGGTGAACGACGAACCGAACCTGCTGGTCGAGTCCGGCCCCGACAAGGGAATGGAGATCCGCGTGTCGGTGTCCGGCGCGCGGCTCGGGCGCGCTTCGGGCAACGACATCGTACTGACCGATCCGGCGCTGTCCCGCTTTCACTGCCGGTTTTACTACAAGGATGGCCGGTTGCACGTTTCGGACCTCGCCAGCACGAATGAAACGCTGATCAATGGACGGCCGTCGGTGGACGGGCGTCTGACGACGGGGGACCGGGTAACGATCGGCCAGACAGTGCTGAAGGTGCTGCGCGATTCACCGCCTGCGGAGCAGCCGCCACCGCCGGCGCCGGTGCCGGAGGAGTCCGCGCCGGCGGAGGAGCGTGGCGCGCCGCTGGAGGTGGACCTTGGGCTTGCCCGCGACGACGAGTTTGCGCCGGCGCGAGCGGTATCGCCCTCCGAGCGGGTCGCTGCGCGCCGCCGTTACCTCGCCTACGGCCTGCTGCTGGTGCTGTTGTTGGCGGCCGCCGGTCTGTCCGTTCGGCTGCTGCAGCCTCGCGCTCGTCCGCGTGGCGCGGTCGCCGCCGGGCCTGCGCAGTTGGAGCTGCACTACGAGAAAATCGAAGCCAGTCCGGAAAACATTTTCCGGTATGCGGTGGACCTGGAGGGCGGGCAGCTGGCGGTGCGTGTGGACAACCTCCAGACGGGGCAGCACATCCGGCGCGAGAAGGCGACCGATCCGAAAGTGATTGAACTGCTCGCCTCCTCGCTCGAACAATCCGGTTTCTTTCAGCTGATGAACGAATACACCGGCATCTCGCCGAACGTGTGGGAGATGTCCGATCTGACGATCATCGTGAACCGGCGAGCGCACCGGGTGAAGGTGCTGAACCGGCTGCCGCCGGATGCGTTCAAAAAGGCGAGGGACGAGATCGAAGAATTTGTGCGCAACGAGATGGGCCTGCATGCGCTTGCGCTGCCGCCCGAAAAGCTGATGGAGCTGGGGCGCAACGCATGGTTGACCGGCAAAAAACTTTTCGACGAGCGTGAAGTGCGGCACGACAACCTCGCCCGAGCGATCCGCGCGCTGACGGAGGCCGAGAGCCTGGTTGAGTCGCTGGAGCCGAAGCCGCCGTTTTATGAGGAGGCGATTGCGCTGCGCGAGGAGGCCCGTCGACAGCTTCAGGCGAAATATGACGACTACATGTTCCGCGCCGACCGTGCGATCAAGCTGAACGACTGGCGCGAGGCGAACGCGCACCTGCAGGTGCTGCTGGAGTCGTTTGTGGACCGCTCGGACGAGCGTTACCAAAAAGTGTACAAGAAGCTGGTGGACGTGCAGCGACGGCTGCAGCGCAAATGA